One window from the genome of Caloenas nicobarica isolate bCalNic1 chromosome 21, bCalNic1.hap1, whole genome shotgun sequence encodes:
- the LOC135997199 gene encoding lysozyme C-like — MRKSMLFFGFLLVFLGLALPGTQGKRIPRCDLVKILRRHGFEGFVGKTVADWVCLVKHESNYNTAAFNNNGPSRDYGIFQINSKYWCNDGKTRESKNVCRINCSKFRDDNIEDDIRCAKQIATRARGLTPWVAWRKYCNGKPLSSYVNGC; from the exons ATGAGAAAGTCGATGCTCTTCTTCGGCTTTCTTCTTGTCTTCCTTGGCCTGGCTCTGCCAGGCACCCAGGGAAAACGCATCCCCCGATGTGACTTGGTGAAGATCCTTCGTCGGCATGGCTTTGAGGGCTTTGTGGGCAAAACTGTAGCTGACT GGGTCTGCCTAGTAAAACATGAGAGCAATTACAACACTGCTGCATTTAATAACAATGGTCCAAGTAGGGACTACGGGATCTTTCAGATCAACAGCAAGTACTGGTGTAACGATGGCAAGACCCGTGAATCCAAGAATGTCTGCCGTATCAATTGCTCAA AATTTCGAGATGATAATATTGAGGATGATATTCGGTGTGCCAAGCAGATTGCCACACGAGCTAGAGGCCTCACACCCTG ggTCGCCTGGAGAAAATATTGCAATGGCAAACCCCTGAGTTCCTATGTCAATGGATGCTAA
- the LOC135997187 gene encoding lysozyme C-like — protein sequence MRKSVLFFGFLLVFLGLALPGTQGKHIPRCDLVKILRRHGFEGFVGKTVADWVCLVKHESNYNTAAFNNNGPSRDYGIFQINSRYWCNDGKTRGSNNACRINCSKLSDDNIEDDIRCAKQIATRARGLTPWVAWRKYCQGKPLSSYVKGC from the exons ATGAGAAAGTCAGTTCTGTTCTTCGGCTTTCTTCTCGTCTTCCTTGGCCTGGCTCTGCCAGGCACCCAGGGAAAACACATCCCCCGATGTGACTTGGTGAAGATCCTTCGTCGGCATGGCTTTGAGGGCTTTGTGGGCAAAACTGTAGCTGACT GGGTCTGCCTGGTAAAACACGAGAGCAATTACAACACTGCTGCATTTAATAACAATGGTCCAAGTAGGGACTACGGGATCTTTCAGATCAACAGCCGGTACTGGTGTAACGATGGCAAGACCCGTGGATCCAATAATGCCTGCCGTATCAATTGCTCAA AACTTTCAGATGATAATATCGAGGATGATATTCGGTGTGCCAAGCAGATTGCCACACGAGCTAGAGGCCTCACACCCTG ggTCGCCTGGAGAAAATATTGCCAGGGCAAACCCCTGAGTTCTTATGTGAAGGGATGCTAA